A stretch of the Geovibrio thiophilus genome encodes the following:
- a CDS encoding M16 family metallopeptidase: MMIKTVKNARLLITALIIAIAGGCSLNTAAEANSPEKLPFSDRIIYGKLENGLQYYIRQNDLPQDKVELRLNVRTGSLNETEAERGIAHFVEHMAFNGTRNYQGNDLIKFMEELGLTFGQHSNAYTSSENTHYQLSVPADKEELIKDSFLIMRDWADGITFDEKEIESEKGVITEEWRMRNDVRSRIRNMAREYLLEGSLYPLRDPIGLMEVVASADKALLKGYYDKWYTPENMSVIVVGNIDPVKAEELIKINFSSIEGRKTPQKADTSVPFQDGLRMRTITDPEATSVSLSYNLFSEEGRVETYEHLKQNVLESGAMSMLNKRVASKILEKKSDLLAFRGGKSTMTDSLALTRFSITTRPESIEADIKEMLTEIERVKRYGFNMDELKEFITSQKTYVERAASPDYKFPSDKYAGMIAEYDTFGGHLTEFTQDKVLLNRIFDETNITSYNRAFNRLLESGSRMVIITMPERDADKISLTDEKFLKIQSEAEGSEVSAQAAGGILDRIIDKEPEGGVVKSKESYANVDGELITYGNGVRLFIKYNPVDKNRFMLTAKKPGGFSVMGDEEILYADFMQRALISSGFQGISRRELQTFLAGKRVMASPGVTGNSFDFGGGGDSEDMETMFQLIYKYITAPDIDKNTFEALMKSTTNALESAEKDKKTVFFRDVAEKMFNDKYRRGYLLEADLPNITPDKLMKLYNDYFSGINNFIFVISGDVDREKTAELGRKYLGGLPAVKEKAEAVDRGLRLKESFASAEGFGDVENRSTVMIRFDKDVEYTANGKHYVSVIRRVLNQRMRENIREDMGGVYSVSASISYSDYPETVFSGRVSFTCDPARRDDIIKEVIKTIKDIAENGITEKELETAKSQQSVQYDSAGEENRFWVNNIVFDFIRGEPVLSVAETKEIINGLNLKDINSFAVEYMNDMRIFVASYNPEAKVE, translated from the coding sequence ATGATGATAAAAACAGTTAAAAATGCCCGCTTACTTATAACGGCTTTAATTATTGCGATAGCGGGCGGCTGTTCGCTGAACACGGCGGCTGAGGCTAATTCGCCTGAAAAGCTTCCGTTCAGCGACAGGATTATTTACGGAAAGCTTGAAAACGGTCTTCAGTATTATATAAGGCAAAACGATCTTCCGCAGGACAAAGTGGAACTGCGTCTGAACGTGAGAACGGGTTCTCTCAACGAAACCGAGGCTGAGCGGGGCATAGCCCACTTTGTGGAGCATATGGCGTTCAACGGCACAAGGAACTATCAGGGGAACGACCTGATAAAATTCATGGAGGAGCTGGGACTCACCTTCGGTCAGCACTCAAACGCCTACACTTCATCCGAAAACACCCACTATCAGCTCAGCGTTCCCGCGGATAAGGAAGAGCTTATCAAGGACTCTTTTCTCATAATGCGGGACTGGGCAGACGGCATTACCTTTGATGAAAAGGAGATAGAGAGTGAAAAGGGTGTAATCACCGAAGAGTGGCGCATGCGCAACGATGTGCGCAGCCGCATACGCAACATGGCGAGGGAATATCTTCTGGAAGGCTCGCTTTACCCTCTGCGTGACCCCATAGGGCTCATGGAGGTTGTGGCATCCGCTGATAAGGCTCTTCTCAAAGGCTATTACGATAAATGGTACACCCCTGAGAACATGTCCGTTATTGTTGTGGGCAATATAGACCCCGTGAAGGCGGAAGAACTCATAAAAATAAACTTTTCATCAATTGAAGGCAGAAAAACACCGCAAAAGGCGGACACATCCGTTCCGTTTCAGGACGGGCTGAGAATGCGGACTATCACCGATCCCGAGGCAACCTCAGTTTCACTCTCATATAATCTTTTCAGCGAAGAAGGCAGGGTGGAAACCTATGAGCACCTTAAGCAGAACGTGCTTGAAAGCGGCGCCATGAGCATGCTGAACAAGCGTGTAGCTTCTAAGATACTTGAAAAGAAAAGTGACCTGCTCGCATTCCGCGGCGGCAAGTCGACTATGACGGACAGTCTTGCCCTCACAAGGTTTTCCATCACCACAAGACCTGAAAGCATTGAGGCGGACATAAAGGAAATGCTCACCGAGATTGAGCGTGTTAAGCGCTACGGCTTTAATATGGATGAGCTGAAAGAGTTTATCACATCGCAGAAAACATATGTTGAGCGTGCCGCCAGCCCCGACTATAAGTTTCCGTCCGACAAATACGCCGGAATGATAGCGGAGTATGACACATTCGGCGGGCATCTCACAGAATTTACACAGGACAAGGTTCTGCTGAACCGCATATTCGATGAAACAAATATCACAAGCTACAACAGGGCTTTCAACAGGCTTCTTGAGAGCGGCAGCCGCATGGTGATCATAACCATGCCCGAAAGAGACGCTGATAAAATATCCCTCACCGATGAAAAGTTCCTGAAAATTCAGTCCGAGGCGGAAGGCTCGGAAGTGAGCGCTCAGGCTGCGGGCGGCATACTGGATAGAATAATCGATAAGGAGCCGGAAGGCGGGGTTGTAAAATCCAAGGAAAGCTATGCGAACGTTGACGGGGAGCTGATTACCTACGGCAACGGCGTGCGTCTTTTCATTAAATACAATCCGGTGGACAAAAACCGCTTCATGCTCACAGCGAAGAAGCCCGGCGGGTTCTCCGTGATGGGTGACGAGGAAATTCTTTACGCCGATTTCATGCAGAGAGCACTCATATCAAGCGGCTTTCAGGGGATCAGCAGGCGTGAGCTCCAGACTTTTCTTGCGGGGAAAAGGGTTATGGCATCACCCGGGGTTACAGGCAATTCGTTTGACTTCGGCGGCGGCGGCGACAGCGAGGACATGGAGACCATGTTCCAGCTTATATACAAATACATAACCGCTCCCGACATTGATAAAAACACCTTTGAGGCGCTGATGAAATCCACCACCAATGCTCTGGAGAGCGCCGAGAAGGATAAGAAAACGGTCTTCTTCCGTGATGTGGCGGAAAAGATGTTCAACGACAAATACCGACGCGGCTATCTGCTGGAAGCGGATCTGCCGAATATCACCCCTGATAAGCTTATGAAGCTTTATAACGATTACTTCAGCGGAATAAACAACTTCATATTCGTTATCTCCGGCGATGTGGACAGGGAGAAAACGGCTGAGTTAGGGCGTAAATACCTTGGCGGACTGCCCGCCGTGAAGGAAAAGGCTGAGGCTGTGGACAGAGGACTGAGGCTGAAGGAAAGCTTCGCATCGGCGGAAGGCTTCGGCGATGTGGAGAACAGATCCACGGTGATGATCCGCTTTGACAAGGATGTGGAATACACCGCAAACGGAAAGCACTATGTATCGGTAATAAGACGTGTGCTGAACCAGAGAATGCGTGAGAACATCCGTGAGGACATGGGCGGAGTATACTCCGTCAGCGCCTCGATAAGCTATTCGGATTATCCCGAGACTGTCTTCTCCGGCAGAGTATCGTTCACGTGCGACCCTGCCCGCAGAGACGATATAATCAAGGAAGTTATCAAAACTATTAAAGATATAGCAGAAAACGGCATAACAGAGAAGGAGCTGGAAACGGCAAAAAGCCAGCAGAGCGTTCAGTATGACTCCGCAGGTGAAGAGAACCGCTTCTGGGTGAACAATATAGTATTCGATTTCATCAGGGGCGAGCCGGTTCTCTCCGTTGCGGAAACCAAAGAGATTATAAACGGGCTGAACCTTAAGGACATCAATAGCTTTGCAGTCGAATACATGAATGATATGAGAATCTTTGTCGCTTCGTACAATCCGGAGGCGAAAGTTGAATAA
- a CDS encoding tetratricopeptide repeat protein, with protein MKKLFILLMTAASVSAFAADAEKGLTTEARTAYTKAHSFYEKGETVKAEDAIREYRKQFPEASHGLHSMLMGNICLKKQDKKCAMREFEDSAVFYGDNRQMWENAALLAYENKDYRKAEQLLNKLSSLGGLNMQEKKILFSVYFDEQQWGRAASVITPAEFKSLDDSDAKAVLAATFRADRKDSFYSMLKGRIDVSQNPDWWKYYAAFALEDGKIKEGVSAMRTYARTGNIGGADKITAAKLLARAKVYDEAAEFFTAAMNEVRLDCRDMVFAGNVARKAGKFENSISIFDKAVAAGCTDKALSSKAVTYFMKKDYGRAAETFVKSTEKEGNRSYGSYMAGLSYYKAGDKANARRFLKMTGKNSEYGRRAMKLLEYLEENDDKNS; from the coding sequence ATGAAAAAGCTTTTTATACTCCTCATGACTGCGGCGTCCGTCAGCGCTTTTGCCGCGGATGCCGAAAAGGGACTCACGACAGAGGCCCGCACGGCTTATACCAAGGCTCACTCATTTTATGAAAAGGGTGAGACAGTCAAGGCAGAGGATGCTATCAGGGAATACAGGAAACAGTTTCCCGAAGCGTCCCACGGTCTGCACAGCATGCTCATGGGCAACATATGCCTGAAAAAGCAGGATAAAAAGTGCGCTATGAGAGAGTTTGAGGACAGCGCCGTATTTTACGGAGACAACAGGCAGATGTGGGAAAACGCAGCTCTGCTCGCCTATGAAAACAAAGATTACCGAAAGGCGGAGCAGCTTCTGAACAAGCTTTCCTCCCTTGGCGGGCTGAATATGCAGGAGAAAAAGATACTTTTCTCAGTTTATTTCGATGAACAGCAGTGGGGCAGGGCAGCTTCCGTCATTACTCCCGCTGAGTTCAAAAGTTTGGATGATTCGGATGCCAAGGCGGTTCTCGCGGCGACATTCCGCGCAGACAGAAAGGACTCCTTCTACTCCATGCTCAAAGGCAGGATCGACGTTTCGCAGAATCCCGACTGGTGGAAATACTACGCCGCGTTCGCCCTTGAGGACGGAAAAATCAAGGAAGGCGTCTCCGCCATGAGAACATATGCCAGAACCGGCAATATCGGCGGGGCTGATAAAATCACCGCCGCAAAACTTCTTGCCCGGGCTAAGGTCTATGATGAAGCGGCGGAGTTTTTCACAGCCGCTATGAACGAGGTGCGTCTTGACTGCCGTGATATGGTCTTTGCCGGAAATGTGGCGAGGAAAGCCGGTAAATTTGAAAACTCCATAAGCATCTTCGACAAGGCTGTTGCCGCAGGCTGCACTGATAAAGCGCTCAGTTCAAAAGCTGTGACTTACTTCATGAAAAAGGATTACGGAAGAGCTGCCGAGACCTTTGTCAAATCAACCGAGAAAGAGGGAAACAGGTCTTACGGCTCTTATATGGCAGGTCTCTCTTACTATAAAGCGGGGGACAAGGCAAATGCCCGCCGTTTTCTGAAAATGACAGGAAAAAACAGCGAATACGGCAGGCGTGCCATGAAGCTTCTTGAATATCTGGAGGAAAATGATGATAAAAACAGTTAA